From one Orcinus orca chromosome 10, mOrcOrc1.1, whole genome shotgun sequence genomic stretch:
- the CD83 gene encoding CD83 antigen isoform X3, with the protein MEVPQEDLQYYQQRASSEAPRERLYSLRIQNTTSCNSGTYRCTLVDPEGQRNLSGTMILKVTGCSKGRKEETFKKYRAEVVLLLALVIFYVTLIIFTCKFARQQSIFPDFLKPAVEHAFLPVTSPDKHLEPVTLHKTELV; encoded by the exons ATGGAGGTGCCCCAGGAAGACCTGCAGTACTATCAGCAGAGGGCCTCTTCAGAGGCCCCCAGGGAAAGGCTGTATTCCCTGAGGATCCAAAACACTACCAGCTGCAACTCGGGGACCTACAGGTGCACTCTGGTGGATCCAGAAGGGCAGAGAAACCTCAGTGGCACCATGATCTTGAAAGTGACAG gatgCTCTAAGGGACGCAAAGAAGAGACTTTTAAGAAATACAGAGCTGAGGTTGTCCTGCTGTTGGCTCTGGTCATTTTCTACGTGACACTCATCATTTTCACTTGC aagtttgCACGACAGCAGAGTATTTTTCCAGACTTTCTTAAACCTGCCGTGGAACATGCTTTTCTCCCAGTTACCTCCCCAGATAAGCATTTGGAGCCAGTGACTCTTCACAAGACAGAACTGGTGTGA